The proteins below come from a single Mycosarcoma maydis chromosome 19, whole genome shotgun sequence genomic window:
- a CDS encoding uncharacterized protein (related to multidrug resistant protein), with the protein MTVEASSSRTRTDSLSSHHTSPVSRSTIVAEQHPPEFSKAARHVPAELRSAVSERRSTIPFDDDDHAHTDLEKVAQADDHDSVIWVDFPAHDPEDPFNFSKTRKWCITILGVLFTAEVAATASAYVPGIPSMERDLDITNHQLSLLGIAIYPLGFALPPLVLAPLSEVFGRNPMYIVCHLCYTVLFVGLGFANNAATVIILRFLQGAFGSTGSTMVGGTISDIWNSKERGQPMALFATAAIFGTGIGPVWAGWVEQNTRLQWRWIQYIQAIYTGFILLLLLIFLRETRGSILLTRRAAKLRKTTGDPRYKARAELERSSLSVLIKNSLTRPLVFLIKEPIVTFFSLWIAFTWGFMYMLLSSIGLITAQHGFTPGQNGLVFLSIAGAGILGNVLNPIQEYLYRKNYARHGPEARLYLACVGAVFFPVGCFIYAWTSFPHVSIVGPIVGIVVTMTSVFHVYLCCFSYLADCYLTYASSALAAQSFARNIFGFIFPLFVEQFYHRLGYQWASTLSALLGAVLGVVPFILFFYGKKIRARSKISQALQKQHQEQQQHKS; encoded by the coding sequence ATGACCGTTGAAGCGTCATCCTCCAGAACGCGCACCgactcgctctcgtcgcaTCACACATCACCTGTCTCGCGCAGCACCATCGTCGCCGAACAACATCCGCCAGAATTCAGCAAAGCGGCCAGACACGTCCCAGCAGAATTGCGGTCTGCTGTATCGGAACGACGCTCCACCATTCCAttcgacgatgatgatcaCGCGCATACCGATCTAGAAAAAGTGGCGCAAGCCGACGACCACGACAGTGTGATCTGGGTCGACTTCCCCGCACATGACCCCGAGGACCCTTTCAACTTCAGCAAGACGCGCAAATGGTgcatcaccatccttgGCGTGCTGTTCACCGCCGAAGTTGCAGCCACCGCCTCCGCCTATGTGCCTGGTATCCCATCGATGGAGCGTGATCTTGACATCACCAACCACCAACTCAGtctgctcggcatcgccaTCTACCCTCTGGGCTTTGCCTTGCCTCCGCTGGTGCTCGCGCCGCTGTCCGAGGTGTTTGGCAGAAATCCCATGTACATCGTCTGCCATCTCTGCTATACGGTGCTCTTCGTTGGGCTCGGATTCGCCAACAACGCCGCGACAGTCATCATTCTACGATTCCTGCAGGGCGCATTTGGGAGTACCGGAAGCACAATGGTGGGAGGAACCATCTCGGATATCTGGAACAGCAAGGAGCGCGGTCAGCCAATGGCGCTCTTCGCCACAGCCGCCATCTTCGGTACCGGTATTGGACCTGTCTGGGCGGGCTGGGTGGAGCAGAACACGAGGCTACAATGGAGGTGGATTCAGTACATCCAAGCCATCTATACAGGCTTCATCCTGTTGCTTCTTCTCATCTTTCTGCGAGAAACGAGAGGAAGTATTCTGCTGACACGTCGAgccgccaagctgcgcaagacGACCGGTGATCCGAGGTACAAGGCACGAGCCGAACTCGAACGCTCTTCGTTGAGTGTGCTCATCAAGAACTCGCTCACCCGTCCGCTCGTTTTTCTCATCAAGGAACCCATCGTGACGTTTTTCTCGCTCTGGATCGCGTTCACGTGGGGATTCATGTACATGCTTCTCAGCTCAATCGGGTTGATCACGGCACAACATGGGTTTACGCCGGGACAAAACGGACTAGTTTTCTTGTCCATCGCTGGCGCGGGCATACTGGGCAACGTCCTGAACCCAATCCAAGAGTACCTATACAGAAAGAACTACGCCAGACATGGACCTGAAGCGCGACTCTACCTCGCCTGCGTTGGCGCCGTCTTCTTCCCCGTCGGCTGCTTCATCTACGCCTGGACGAGTTTTCCACACGTCTCAATAGTCGGGCCTATCGTAGGAATCGTAGTGACAATGACTTCGGTTTTCCACGTATACCTATGCTGCTTCTCGTACCTGGCAGACTGCTACCTGACATACGCCAGTTCAGCTTTGGCTGCGCAGAGCTTTGCTAGAAATATTTTCGGTTTCATCTTTCCgctcttcgtcgagcaaTTTTATCACCGCCTCGGTTACCAATGGGCTAGCACACTTTCTGCGCTCTTGGGAGCTGTCTTGGGCGTCGTACCTTTCATCCTCTTTTTCTACGGCAAGAAGATTCGCGCCAGAAGCAAGATCAGCCAGGCACTGCAAAAACAGCATCAagaacaacagcaacacaAGTCTTAA